The following nucleotide sequence is from Drosophila simulans strain w501 chromosome 3L, Prin_Dsim_3.1, whole genome shotgun sequence.
TTCATTTAATAGCTATGTTCTTTACTTCCTTATACAAATCTTTGCAACCTGAACTGATTAATATTCCATGTCATAAGATTCTATCGTTCCTTCTGATAAGGCTACAgcgaaatgcatttctttaaacatatacatatatcggTTACACTTAGCATAACCTTGTATATAACGCCTAATTCCTGTAAATAATTTGTAGTTCTAGCGTTTATGCAATTGGCTATTAATAGTTCGAATCCTCGATGAGTAGAAGTTGACCCAGTTCCAGATCCCAACCTTCTTCCCTGCTTCCCTACCGAAATCCGTTCGAGGAAATTCGTAGCACACATTATACATTATTCATCCATAATCATGCATTAGACTTAAGTTTGTGTATCATCTCGTGGGTGCTGGTAATCCCCCCGGATTGCCGGCACTAGCTGTCTTGCCTGTGGTGTGTAGTGTGCGTGGTGTGGTTGTGTGACTAACCCATCAATCGTTCTCCTGGAGTTTTTGAACtaatcccaaaacttttcgtttGTCTCCTGTGACGACTGAAGGCAAAACTGCCCGATTATAATCCAATCTCAAGCTTCCCCATCGACAAGGAAACCGATGAACGTGAACTAGAGGAATCAAGATGGAGTCCAGGCGTTGTGGCCGATGGCGACTTGTTAATGTTCTTGCGTGCGGCTCGCTCCATGGCTGCATTTCAAGGAATGTGTGATGGTGGTTTAGAAGACGGTTGTTTGGCTGCTAGTCGCGACGACACTACAATAAACGCACTCGACGTGGTGAGTTGCCCGAGATGATATATGCATATTGCAGTACTCTTTAATCCGTAATTCCCTTTTCAGCTCCACGATTCTGGCTACGATCCAGGCAAAGCTCTACAAGCGCTCGTAAAGTGCCCCGTTTCGAAGGGCATCGACAAGAAGTGGACCGAGGACGAAACAAAGAAATTCATCAAGGGTCTGCGTCAGTTTGGGAAGAACTTCTTCCGCATCCATAAGGACCTGCTGCCGCACAAGGACACGCCGGAGCTGGTCGAGTTCTACTATCTGTGGAAGAAGACGCCCGGCGCGAACAATAATCGGCCACACAGGCGACGCCGCCAAAGCGCCCTGCGACGCAACCGTGTCACGCgggccaacaacagcaacagcaacactcCTCCGAAGAAGGAGGACACTCCAGAACCACAAACTGcgacgacggcgacggcggcggcaacCGCGGCGTCCGAGACGGCGAGTCGCTCATCGCCCGCTGTCTCCAAGGAGGAGAACAGCTCGCTCACCGAGGACGACGCCAGCGAGTGCGACAGTGATTCGAGTCTGACCCACAAAAGGGATGAATCACCCTCAAGGATGAGGACGCGTAACAAGcaacagaacaacaacagcagcaccagcagcggTAACAACACGGCCGGAAACGGTGGCGGTAACGCCACATCCATAAGCAGCGGATCAACCGGCGGCGGTGCCGCTGGCGGCAATAGTTCGTCTAAGGATCAATCAGCCAACGCCGTGGCTAATGGCAAGCGACCCAAGAGGGGCTCCGAAACACCGGACGTTTCCGGCGGAGCCTCGGTCGATAGTCCCAAGACACCGACGAAGGCTGTGGCCGAGAGTTCGGCCAACAAGCGCAAGGGTGGCAAGCAGGATACGCCCAACAAGAAGAAGCGAACGGAGCAAGAGTCCAACGAGCCAAGCGCCCATGAGGAGAATGTCATCAAGGAGAAGCGCAAGAGACCGGACAGCCCGGTTGAGAGTATGAACTCGGATAGCAGACCGGATTCAGTGCTCGACGATGGGGAATCGAATACCACGGACACCACCACCGCCGAGCAGCAGTCCACAAAGGACAGCAAGGAGACGGTCAGCTGCAAGGAGGAGCGCGAAATGGTCACCAACGATCTGGAGGCCAAGGCCGAGGAAAAGGCCATCAAGGCAGAGGCTTTGGCGGAAGACAGCAAGGATAGCGCCATCAAGAACATGGACGAGGAGACTAACATCCAGGCGCCTACCAGTGCAGAGACAAGTTTGGTGGATGGTCCCAATCCTAATGCCTTGCCCAGTCCGGTGGCCGCACCGATCACTATGAAGGTGCCGACAATTGCCACCGTTGAGGCGCTGAACGCGTCCGTCGACCGCAAGGAGGCCATCGAGAAGATGGAGTCGTGCGACAGCGATCCGGAGATGCTTAAAAAACTGGCAACCATTAAGCAGGAAGTATctccgcagcagcaacagcacatGCAACAGCAATcacagcagcagatgcagcagcaactcgcGCCTGTTGGCATACCGCAACCTCCGTCTTGCCCGCCTTCGGAATCAGTCTATATCAAAAAGGAGCCCATGGAGGACTCGATGGACGCCACCTGTAATCAGAACAGCAACGAACCGCAGGACTTAAAGGTGAAGATCGAGATTAAAAACGAGGATGCATTGAAGCACAGTGCTGGAAGTCTGCCGCCTTCAGGCCCGTGTGCACCGCCTTCAGCTCTACATCCGCTCTCCGGAGCTCCGGTAGAGAGCGGCCAGGAGCCACTGCACCTGCAACACATGCCTCATGGACAAGTAACAACGCAACCGCCCCCTGGCTACCTAATTGATGGCCAGCTAAAGTATGGACCATCGGGACAAGGCGTGCCTCCACAGCCACCACAACTGCACAGCGATGCGGCTGGAGGAGTCAGCGGAGCACCACCTGGAGCGCCGACCACGCCCCAGAAGTATCCGCCCGAGATGGAGATGAAGTTTGCTCCCCAGGATCTCAAGTATCCCCCACCGCCGCCTCTAGACGCACTCAAGTACAGCCAAGAGATGCAagctgcggcggcggcagcggctgctgctggcaaatACGATATGAAGTACATGATGGAGCAGCAGGGCAAGTACAACGTGGAGTTGTCAGCTGCACATCAGCCGCCAAGCAAGCCGGGCTACCAGGACTCGCTTAAGATACCCGATATTAAGCCCGGTTTCGGCCACCTGCCGCACAACGTTGGCTCTCCGCTTGACGCCGCCCATAAATACGGACCGCCGCCGACGTCGCAAGAGtcccagcaacagcagccccAGCCGCCGGCACATCAGGTACCGCCGGGAGCAACTCCACCACCTGGTATCGCCATGCCCAAGCCGCACTACCAACACGATGTGCAAACGCCACCGTTGGGACGACCCTTTGAGCCTACCGGACTAATGCTCAAGTATGGCGATCCACTGGCAGCCAAATACGGCCCGCCACAGGATCTCAAGTACCCGATGCCTCCGGTTTCTCAGGCGGGACCAGCGGACGTAAAGCCTTATGGCGGCGAGAATTTGATCAAGTCCTCACCGTACGGACCGCCGCCGGAGAGTCCTATCGATGCCTCTGCGCGCTCTACACCTGGTCAGGACAGCCAGGGCAGCAATAGCAATTCACAGCCGCCCTCAATGCCTCCGCAACCGCAGCAGTTCCAGTCGCCGCATCCCTCGCCGCATATGCCTTCGCCAGCAGGAGGTGGGCTACCACCGGGAATGCATCCGCAAAATCTCATCCACGGCCCGCCACCAGGTGCAGCGGGTGGCAGTGGCCCCCAGCCGCCTCCACCGCCCACATCGCTGCACCAGCCCACGCCCACGTCTGCAGGTCCACCCAGTCTGCAACATGGACTACATCCTGGCCACCAGCACTCACAACTGTCTGCGGCATCATCGATGCCGCCGAGCTCGATTGGAATTCCTCCCACGCTCTCGACTATGGCGCCCTCGCACATGCACCCGCACCTTCATCCACATGCGCATTTGCAGGGTCTCCATCGGCCGCACGATCTGCCGCCCAGTATGCATCCGCATGCTCCCATGCCGCTGTCGTTGCAGGGGCATCCGCAGCACGGACATGGATTGCCGCCCTCGCACACTtctcagcaacagcagcagcaacaacaacaacagcccgGCGGACCAGCTGGCACGGTGCGAACTCCGTCACCAGCCCAGCAGCCGCCGAGATCCATGCACGATCCGCAATCGTCTCGAGAGCCGCCCACATCGCAGCCCTCGACCACTATGGCAGGATCGAGTGGTCCGGGTGGACCACCGCCGCAACAGTCGCCGCATGCGCATCGCACATCACCGTTGCCAGGGCTCGCGGGTAGTGGTCCTCCACCTCCGGGACTCATCGGTCATCCGATGGCCATACACCCGCACCTGGCCCACTTGCCGCCCGGACATCCGGCTCACGCAGCGCTGGCCCATCCTGGACACCATCTGCTGTCGCACTCGATAGCGGGCTTGGGTCCTGGCGGTGGACCCATCGCGTTGCTGGCCGGACCCGGTGGGCTTGGAGGTATTCCAGAGTCCGCTCTAAGTCGCCGCACCCCGCCCTCACACCTGCCGCACTCGCATGCCTCTTCGGCCCCACTGACGGCGCACTCGGTGGCCAGTATGACGTCCACCAGTATGTCGCTGACCACCAGCACGGTGCCATCGTCCGCCTTTAGCCGCGCCAGTCCCAGCGTACAGATCTCGAGCAGTGGAGGAGGACCTTCAGGCCCCGGAAGCGTTGGACCTGGAGGATTGCCAAACTCatcggcagcggcggcggctgcggcaGCTGCTCATCGGGCAGCCTCGCCGGCATCCAGCGTAAGCAGCCTAAGTCGGCAGAGTCCGCTGCATCCGGTGCCGCAGTCGCCGCTCAGCCATCATCCCTCGTCTTCTGCGTTAtccgccgcagcagctgctgtgGCGGAGCGGGATCGACATGCGCTGATGCGACAGCAATCGCCACACATGACTCCACCTCCGGTGTCCAACGCCTCTTTAATGGCGAGTCCTCTGAGCAAGATGTACGCTCCACAGCCGGGTCAGAGGGGCTTGGGTACATCACCGCCACCACATTTGCGGCCAGGAGCATCACCACCGGTCATTCGCCACCCGCAGATGCCTCTACCGTTGCCACTGATTGCGCCCGGCGGAGGAATCCCGCAGATTGGAGTGCATCCGGGTCAGTCACCGTATCCGCACCCGCTACTGCATCCCTCGGTATTCTATTCGCCGCATCACCATCCATTTAATTCGCCATACGGCTATGCGCCTTATGGTCCTGGATTCCCGGCATACATGAAGCCGCCACCACAGCCAGGACAGCTCGATCCGGCAGCCGTGATGGCGGCCCACCATGCTGGATTGCAAGGGCCACCACCCCAGCAAATGCGCCAGGACGAGCAGAATGCAGCGGCCGCCGCTGCACAAGCAGCTGCTGAGAAACAACACCAagcggctgcagcagcggcagcccAGCAGCACAAGGcgccgcaacaacaaccgccTGGCGGAATGCCACCCAACAAACCGCCAACGCCAAAGACGCCGCAGGGTCCGGGCGGTGGAATGCCCCCAGGAATGGGTGGACCGGGAACACCGACGGGACTGCCGCCAGGTGCCTATCCTGGCAGCCATATGCCGGGATATCCACAAGGGCCGCCTCATGGGTCACCCTTTGCGCCACAAGATGGTCAGCCTCACGGCCTGAAGCCCACATCGCACATGGACGCCCT
It contains:
- the LOC6737283 gene encoding arginine-glutamic acid dipeptide repeats protein isoform X10; translated protein: MAASTQGEIRVGPGHQVNDVYAKLPDYNPISSFPIDKETDERELEESRWSPGVVADGDLLMFLRAARSMAAFQGMCDGGLEDGCLAASRDDTTINALDVLHDSGYDPGKALQALVKCPVSKGIDKKWTEDETKKFIKGLRQFGKNFFRIHKDLLPHKDTPELVEFYYLWKKTPGANNNRPHRRRRQSALRRNRVTRANNSNSNTPPKKEDTPEPQTATTATAAATAASETASRSSPAVSKEENSSLTEDDASECDSDSSLTHKRDESPSRMRTRNKQQNNNSSTSSGNNTAGNGGGNATSISSGSTGGGAAGGNSSSKDQSANAVANGKRPKRGSETPDVSGGASVDSPKTPTKAVAESSANKRKGGKQDTPNKKKRTEQESNEPSAHEENVIKEKRKRPDSPVESMNSDSRPDSVLDDGESNTTDTTTAEQQSTKDSKETVSCKEEREMVTNDLEAKAEEKAIKAEALAEDSKDSAIKNMDEETNIQAPTSAETSLVDGPNPNALPSPVAAPITMKVPTIATVEALNASVDRKEAIEKMESCDSDPEMLKKLATIKQEVSPQQQQHMQQQSQQQMQQQLAPVGIPQPPSCPPSESVYIKKEPMEDSMDATCNQNSNEPQDLKVKIEIKNEDALKHSAGSLPPSGPCAPPSALHPLSGAPVESGQEPLHLQHMPHGQVTTQPPPGYLIDGQLKYGPSGQGVPPQPPQLHSDAAGGVSGAPPGAPTTPQKYPPEMEMKFAPQDLKYPPPPPLDALKYSQEMQAAAAAAAAAGKYDMKYMMEQQGKYNVELSAAHQPPSKPGYQDSLKIPDIKPGFGHLPHNVGSPLDAAHKYGPPPTSQESQQQQPQPPAHQVPPGATPPPGIAMPKPHYQHDVQTPPLGRPFEPTGLMLKYGDPLAAKYGPPQDLKYPMPPVSQAGPADVKPYGGENLIKSSPYGPPPESPIDASARSTPGQDSQGSNSNSQPPSMPPQPQQFQSPHPSPHMPSPAGGGLPPGMHPQNLIHGPPPGAAGGSGPQPPPPPTSLHQPTPTSAGPPSLQHGLHPGHQHSQLSAASSMPPSSIGIPPTLSTMAPSHMHPHLHPHAHLQGLHRPHDLPPSMHPHAPMPLSLQGHPQHGHGLPPSHTSQQQQQQQQQQPGGPAGTVRTPSPAQQPPRSMHDPQSSREPPTSQPSTTMAGSSGPGGPPPQQSPHAHRTSPLPGLAGSGPPPPGLIGHPMAIHPHLAHLPPGHPAHAALAHPGHHLLSHSIAGLGPGGGPIALLAGPGGLGGIPESALSRRTPPSHLPHSHASSAPLTAHSVASMTSTSMSLTTSTVPSSAFSRASPSVQISSSGGGPSGPGSVGPGGLPNSSAAAAAAAAAHRAASPASSVSSLSRQSPLHPVPQSPLSHHPSSSALSAAAAAVAERDRHALMRQQSPHMTPPPVSNASLMASPLSKMYAPQPGQRGLGTSPPPHLRPGASPPVIRHPQMPLPLPLIAPGGGIPQIGVHPGQSPYPHPLLHPSVFYSPHHHPFNSPYGYAPYGPGFPAYMKPPPQPGQLDPAAVMAAHHAGLQGPPPQQMRQDEQNAAAAAAQAAAEKQHQAAAAAAAQQHKAPQQQPPGGMPPNKPPTPKTPQGPGGGMPPGMGGPGTPTGLPPGAYPGSHMPGYPQGPPHGSPFAPQDGQPHGLKPTSHMDALRAHAHSANSAGMGGGHHPTEPLPIDIEPDPEPEIPSPTHNIPRGPSPEAKPDDTECHRSQSAIFVRHIDRGDYNSCTRTDLIFKPVADSKLARKREERDRKLAEKERERRQQQQQQQQQQQQQQAAAAQQAAQQAKMKAELKPPYADTPALRQLSEYARPHVAFSPVEQMVPYHHPMGPMYRERELEEIKNAQAAAASQSRLDPHWMEYYRRGIHPSQFPLYANPAISQMERERLGIPPPHHVGLDPGEHMVRMPQPPEAGFQLPPNVGQYPRPNMLIPREPHSDVLLRMSYADQLQYLQAAEFQRQSLHDQYFRQRPR
- the LOC6737283 gene encoding arginine-glutamic acid dipeptide repeats protein isoform X8, with translation MAASTQGEIRVGPGHQAKLPDYNPISSFPIDKETDERELEESRWSPGVVADGDLLMFLRAARSMAAFQGMCDGGLEDGCLAASRDDTTINALDVLHDSGYDPGKALQALVKCPVSKGIDKKWTEDETKKFIKGLRQFGKNFFRIHKDLLPHKDTPELVEFYYLWKKTPGANNNRPHRRRRQSALRRNRVTRANNSNSNTPPKKEDTPEPQTATTATAAATAASETASRSSPAVSKEENSSLTEDDASECDSDSSLTHKRDESPSRMRTRNKQQNNNSSTSSGNNTAGNGGGNATSISSGSTGGGAAGGNSSSKDQSANAVANGKRPKRGSETPDVSGGASVDSPKTPTKAVAESSANKRKGGKQDTPNKKKRTEQESNEPSAHEENVIKEKRKRPDSPVESMNSDSRPDSVLDDGESNTTDTTTAEQQSTKDSKETVSCKEEREMVTNDLEAKAEEKAIKAEALAEDSKDSAIKNMDEETNIQAPTSAETSLVDGPNPNALPSPVAAPITMKVPTIATVEALNASVDRKEAIEKMESCDSDPEMLKKLATIKQEVSPQQQQHMQQQSQQQMQQQLAPVGIPQPPSCPPSESVYIKKEPMEDSMDATCNQNSNEPQDLKVKIEIKNEDALKHSAGSLPPSGPCAPPSALHPLSGAPVESGQEPLHLQHMPHGQVTTQPPPGYLIDGQLKYGPSGQGVPPQPPQLHSDAAGGVSGAPPGAPTTPQKYPPEMEMKFAPQDLKYPPPPPLDALKYSQEMQAAAAAAAAAGKYDMKYMMEQQGKYNVELSAAHQPPSKPGYQDSLKIPDIKPGFGHLPHNVGSPLDAAHKYGPPPTSQESQQQQPQPPAHQVPPGATPPPGIAMPKPHYQHDVQTPPLGRPFEPTGLMLKYGDPLAAKYGPPQDLKYPMPPVSQAGPADVKPYGGENLIKSSPYGPPPESPIDASARSTPGQDSQGSNSNSQPPSMPPQPQQFQSPHPSPHMPSPAGGGLPPGMHPQNLIHGPPPGAAGGSGPQPPPPPTSLHQPTPTSAGPPSLQHGLHPGHQHSQLSAASSMPPSSIGIPPTLSTMAPSHMHPHLHPHAHLQGLHRPHDLPPSMHPHAPMPLSLQGHPQHGHGLPPSHTSQQQQQQQQQQPGGPAGTVRTPSPAQQPPRSMHDPQSSREPPTSQPSTTMAGSSGPGGPPPQQSPHAHRTSPLPGLAGSGPPPPGLIGHPMAIHPHLAHLPPGHPAHAALAHPGHHLLSHSIAGLGPGGGPIALLAGPGGLGGIPESALSRRTPPSHLPHSHASSAPLTAHSVASMTSTSMSLTTSTVPSSAFSRASPSVQISSSGGGPSGPGSVGPGGLPNSSAAAAAAAAAHRAASPASSVSSLSRQSPLHPVPQSPLSHHPSSSALSAAAAAVAERDRHALMRQQSPHMTPPPVSNASLMASPLSKMYAPQPGQRGLGTSPPPHLRPGASPPVIRHPQMPLPLPLIAPGGGIPQIGVHPGQSPYPHPLLHPSVFYSPHHHPFNSPYGYAPYGPGFPAYMKPPPQPGQLDPAAVMAAHHAGLQGPPPQQMRQDEQNAAAAAAQAAAEKQHQAAAAAAAQQHKAPQQQPPGGMPPNKPPTPKTPQGPGGGMPPGMGGPGTPTGLPPGAYPGSHMPGYPQGPPHGSPFAPQDGQPHGLKPTSHMDALRAHAHSANSAGMGGGHHPTEPLPIDIEPDPEPEIPSPTHNIPRGPSPEAKPDDTECHRSQSAIFVRHIDRGDYNSCTRTDLIFKPVADSKLARKREERDRKLAEKERERRQQQQQQQQQQQQQQAAAAQQAAQQAKMKAELKPPYADTPALRQLSEYARPHVAFSPVEQMVPYHHPMGPMYRERELEEIKNAQAAAASQSRLDPHWMEYYRRGIHPSQFPLYANPAISQMERERLGIPPPHHVGLDPGEHMVRMIRLTREYHAHSHTHLHLPLHPQPQPPEAGFQLPPNVGQYPRPNMLIPREPHSDVLLRMSYADQLQYLQAAEFQRQSLHDQYFRQRPR
- the LOC6737283 gene encoding arginine-glutamic acid dipeptide repeats protein isoform X3, producing MAASTQGEIRVGPGHQVNDVYAKLPDYNPISSFPIDKETDERELEESRWSPGVVADGDLLMFLRAARSMAAFQGMCDGGLEDGCLAASRDDTTINALDVLHDSGYDPGKALQALVKCPVSKGIDKKWTEDETKKFIKGLRQFGKNFFRIHKDLLPHKDTPELVEFYYLWKKTPGANNNRPHRRRRQSALRRNRVTRANNSNSNTPPKKEDTPEPQTATTATAAATAASETASRSSPAVSKEENSSLTEDDASECDSDSSLTHKRDESPSRMRTRNKQQNNNSSTSSGNNTAGNGGGNATSISSGSTGGGAAGGNSSSKDQSANAVANGKRPKRGSETPDVSGGASVDSPKTPTKAVAESSANKRKGGKQDTPNKKKRTEQESNEPSAHEENVIKEKRKRPDSPVESMNSDSRPDSVLDDGESNTTDTTTAEQQSTKDSKETVSCKEEREMVTNDLEAKAEEKAIKAEALAEDSKDSAIKNMDEETNIQAPTSAETSLVDGPNPNALPSPVAAPITMKVPTIATVEALNASVDRKEAIEKMESCDSDPEMLKKLATIKQEVSPQQQQHMQQQSQQQMQQQLAPVGIPQPPSCPPSESVYIKKEPMEDSMDATCNQNSNEPQDLKVKIEIKNEDALKHSAGSLPPSGPCAPPSALHPLSGAPVESGQEPLHLQHMPHGQVTTQPPPGYLIDGQLKYGPSGQGVPPQPPQLHSDAAGGVSGAPPGAPTTPQKYPPEMEMKFAPQDLKYPPPPPLDALKYSQEMQAAAAAAAAAGKYDMKYMMEQQGKYNVELSAAHQPPSKPGYQDSLKIPDIKPGFGHLPHNVGSPLDAAHKYGPPPTSQESQQQQPQPPAHQVPPGATPPPGIAMPKPHYQHDVQTPPLGRPFEPTGLMLKYGDPLAAKYGPPQDLKYPMPPVSQAGPADVKPYGGENLIKSSPYGPPPESPIDASARSTPGQDSQGSNSNSQPPSMPPQPQQFQSPHPSPHMPSPAGGGLPPGMHPQNLIHGPPPGAAGGSGPQPPPPPTSLHQPTPTSAGPPSLQHGLHPGHQHSQLSAASSMPPSSIGIPPTLSTMAPSHMHPHLHPHAHLQGLHRPHDLPPSMHPHAPMPLSLQGHPQHGHGLPPSHTSQQQQQQQQQQPGGPAGTVRTPSPAQQPPRSMHDPQSSREPPTSQPSTTMAGSSGPGGPPPQQSPHAHRTSPLPGLAGSGPPPPGLIGHPMAIHPHLAHLPPGHPAHAALAHPGHHLLSHSIAGLGPGGGPIALLAGPGGLGGIPESALSRRTPPSHLPHSHASSAPLTAHSVASMTSTSMSLTTSTVPSSAFSRASPSVQISSSGGGPSGPGSVGPGGLPNSSAAAAAAAAAHRAASPASSVSSLSRQSPLHPVPQSPLSHHPSSSALSAAAAAVAERDRHALMRQQSPHMTPPPVSNASLMASPLSKMYAPQPGQRGLGTSPPPHLRPGASPPVIRHPQMPLPLPLIAPGGGIPQIGVHPGQSPYPHPLLHPSVFYSPHHHPFNSPYGYAPYGPGFPAYMKPPPQPGQLDPAAVMAAHHAGLQGPPPQQMRQDEQNAAAAAAQAAAEKQHQAAAAAAAQQHKAPQQQPPGGMPPNKPPTPKTPQGPGGGMPPGMGGPGTPTGLPPGAYPGSHMPGYPQGPPHGSPFAPQDGQPHGLKPTSHMDALRAHAHSANSAGMGGGHHPTEPLPIDIEPDPEPEIPSPTHNIPRGPSPEAKPDDTECHRSQSAIFVRHIDRGDYNSCTRTDLIFKPVADSKLARKREERDRKLAEKERERRQQQQQQQQQQQQQAAAAQQAAQQAKMKAELKPPYADTPALRQLSEYARPHVAFSPVEQMVPYHHPMGPMYRERELEEIKNAQAAAASQSRLDPHWMEYYRRGIHPSQFPLYANPAISQMERERLGIPPPHHVGLDPGEHMVRMIRLTREYHAHSHTHLHLPLHPQPQPPEAGFQLPPNVGQYPRPNMLIPREPHSDVLLRMSYADQLQYLQAAEFQRQSLHDQYFRQRPR
- the LOC6737283 gene encoding arginine-glutamic acid dipeptide repeats protein isoform X7, producing MAASTQGEIRVGPGHQVNDVYAKLPDYNPISSFPIDKETDERELEESRWSPGVVADGDLLMFLRAARSMAAFQGMCDGGLEDGCLAASRDDTTINALDVLHDSGYDPGKALQALVKCPVSKGIDKKWTEDETKKFIKGLRQFGKNFFRIHKDLLPHKDTPELVEFYYLWKKTPGANNNRPHRRRRQSALRRNRVTRANNSNSNTPPKKEDTPEPQTATTATAAATAASETASRSSPAVSKEENSSLTEDDASECDSDSSLTHKRDESPSRMRTRNKQQNNNSSTSSGNNTAGNGGGNATSISSGSTGGGAAGGNSSSKDQSANAVANGKRPKRGSETPDVSGGASVDSPKTPTKAVAESSANKRKGGKQDTPNKKKRTEQESNEPSAHEENVIKEKRKRPDSPVESMNSDSRPDSVLDDGESNTTDTTTAEQQSTKDSKETVSCKEEREMVTNDLEAKAEEKAIKAEALAEDSKDSAIKNMDEETNIQAPTSAETSLVDGPNPNALPSPVAAPITMKVPTIATVEALNASVDRKEAIEKMESCDSDPEMLKKLATIKQEVSPQQQQHMQQQSQQQMQQQLAPVGIPQPPSCPPSESVYIKKEPMEDSMDATCNQNSNEPQDLKVKIEIKNEDALKHSAGSLPPSGPCAPPSALHPLSGAPVESGQEPLHLQHMPHGQVTTQPPPGYLIDGQLKYGPSGQGVPPQPPQLHSDAAGGVSGAPPGAPTTPQKYPPEMEMKFAPQDLKYPPPPPLDALKYSQEMQAAAAAAAAAGKYDMKYMMEQQGKYNVELSAAHQPPSKPGYQDSLKIPDIKPGFGHLPHNVGSPLDAAHKYGPPPTSQESQQQQPQPPAHQVPPGATPPPGIAMPKPHYQHDVQTPPLGRPFEPTGLMLKYGDPLAAKYGPPQDLKYPMPPVSQAGPADVKPYGGENLIKSSPYGPPPESPIDASARSTPGQDSQGSNSNSQPPSMPPQPQQFQSPHPSPHMPSPAGGGLPPGMHPQNLIHGPPPGAAGGSGPQPPPPPTSLHQPTPTSAGPPSLQHGLHPGHQHSQLSAASSMPPSSIGIPPTLSTMAPSHMHPHLHPHAHLQGLHRPHDLPPSMHPHAPMPLSLQGHPQHGHGLPPSHTSQQQQQQQQQQPGGPAGTVRTPSPAQQPPRSMHDPQSSREPPTSQPSTTMAGSSGPGGPPPQQSPHAHRTSPLPGLAGSGPPPPGLIGHPMAIHPHLAHLPPGHPAHAALAHPGHHLLSHSIAGLGPGGGPIALLAGPGGLGGIPESALSRRTPPSHLPHSHASSAPLTAHSVASMTSTSMSLTTSTVPSSAFSRASPSVQISSSGGGPSGPGSVGPGGLPNSSAAAAAAAAAHRAASPASSVSSLSRQSPLHPVPQSPLSHHPSSSALSAAAAAVAERDRHALMRQQSPHMTPPPVSNASLMASPLSKMYAPQPGQRGLGTSPPPHLRPGASPPVIRHPQMPLPLPLIAPGGGIPQIGVHPGQSPYPHPLLHPSVFYSPHHHPFNSPYGYAPYGPGFPAYMKPPPQPGQLDPAAVMAAHHAGLQGPPPQQMRQDEQNAAAAAAQAAAEKQHQAAAAAAAQQHKAPQQQPPGGMPPNKPPTPKTPQGPGGGMPPGMGGPGTPTGLPPGAYPGSHMPGYPQGPPHGSPFAPQDGQPHGLKPTSHMDALRAHAHSANSAGMGGGHHPTEPLPIDIEPDPEPEIPSPTHNIPRGPSPEAKPDDTECHRSQSAIFVRHIDRGDYNSCTRTDLIFKPVADSKLARKREERDRKLAEKERERRQQQQQQQQQQQQQAAAAQQAAQQAKMKAELKPPYADTPALRQLSEYARPHVAFSPVEQMVPYHHPMGPMYRERELEEIKNAQAAAASQSRLDPHWMEYYRRGIHPSQFPLYANPAISQMERERLGIPPPHHVGLDPGEHMVRMIRLTREYHAHSHTHLHLPLHPQPQPPEAGFQLPPNVGQYPRPNMLIPREPHSDVLLRMSYADQLQAAEFQRQSLHDQYFRQRPR